Proteins from a genomic interval of Sphingobacterium sp. SYP-B4668:
- a CDS encoding FecR family protein: MKHRILNIINRFWKGKLSKEGRHQLLSQLENPDELLVDELHQDFANSSADVQLHTQEDYDNILLSIHEKMGVVKSLPARRSSLVGWSIAASFIVGVSVVGYLMMSVQSPSELGLGLANTHTLERNLVNDGIDTLMFKMPDGSRIAVYPHSSVSYMEDYGVIDRKLSLVGMARFTVAHDTLRPFIVLANGYTTTALGTEFTVNGHLKNVLSVKLLSGKIVVKSTESSLFAFQDQILEPGQELLIDNQRKSTSLLNSLIDKVKKTPVISKNRVNVEPVQQGIQFEQTPLTEVFATIARLKGATINIEHAALTGLSFTGKLEKHYTVDVMLSIVCQMNELTYTYDNDTIIVKNIQQTSQ; this comes from the coding sequence ATGAAGCACCGCATTCTTAATATAATCAATCGGTTTTGGAAGGGAAAGCTCTCCAAGGAAGGAAGACATCAGCTGTTATCACAGCTGGAGAACCCAGATGAGCTGTTGGTTGATGAACTCCATCAGGATTTTGCAAATAGCTCGGCAGATGTGCAATTACATACGCAAGAAGACTATGACAATATACTTTTAAGCATTCACGAAAAGATGGGTGTTGTCAAGTCGTTGCCCGCTCGCCGAAGTTCATTAGTTGGCTGGTCTATCGCGGCCTCATTTATCGTGGGAGTTTCAGTGGTTGGTTATCTAATGATGTCTGTACAGTCTCCTTCTGAACTTGGATTAGGACTTGCAAACACCCATACACTTGAACGAAATCTTGTCAACGACGGTATCGATACGCTTATGTTTAAAATGCCCGATGGCTCGCGAATTGCGGTCTATCCCCACAGTAGCGTGTCGTATATGGAAGACTATGGAGTTATCGATCGAAAGCTATCCTTGGTCGGAATGGCGAGGTTTACTGTCGCACACGATACATTACGCCCATTTATTGTTTTAGCCAACGGATACACGACGACCGCATTAGGTACGGAGTTTACCGTGAATGGTCATTTAAAAAATGTATTATCCGTTAAACTCCTCTCTGGTAAAATCGTGGTCAAATCTACCGAAAGTAGTTTATTTGCCTTCCAGGATCAAATCTTGGAGCCAGGACAAGAATTATTGATAGATAATCAGCGTAAATCCACGTCATTGCTGAATAGCTTGATTGACAAAGTCAAGAAAACCCCTGTAATTAGTAAGAACAGAGTCAATGTTGAGCCTGTGCAGCAGGGCATACAATTTGAACAAACCCCATTAACGGAGGTTTTTGCTACGATAGCGCGCTTAAAGGGTGCTACTATCAACATTGAGCATGCTGCGCTAACGGGGTTATCTTTTACCGGTAAGCTGGAGAAGCATTATACAGTAGACGTGATGCTTTCCATCGTATGTCAGATGAATGAATTGACCTATACGTATGACAATGACACGATTATCGTCAAGAACATACAACAGACGAGCCAGTGA
- a CDS encoding aminotransferase-like domain-containing protein gives MGKEFLYHEIASRFASQIKNGVLIPGEKLPSVRMLCKEQGIGMNTAKRVFLELEAQSLISSKPQSGYFVTYSPLSRLPLPEVSQPSLVAKHREPNALIDKVYRSIGNPALTLFSIGAPAQELLPLAKLKKELVLATRNLEGGGTNYEALEGNVKLRRMVAQRSMGWGGNLHESDLITTSGGMDALSFCLMAIGKSGDTVAIESPCYPGILQLAISLGLKVLELPTHPVTGIDIDALEELVHLIDICLLVPNFNTPLGSCMPDESKARVVTLLATHQIPLIEDDVYGDLYFGEHRPKCCKSFDKDGNVLWCSSISKTLAPGFRVGWVAPGRYMEKLLKLKLVHTISSTSIVHEAVGNFLRTGRYEHHLRQLRRTLQENAQQYVQAIAAYFPEGTKISRPQGGLALWLELPKEIDTAILYDLAMKQQISFGPGRMFTLQNQFDNCMRLCIGLPWSEKLRLKLQTIGNLVKALQA, from the coding sequence ATGGGAAAGGAGTTTTTATATCACGAAATTGCAAGTCGATTTGCTAGTCAAATCAAGAATGGCGTATTGATACCAGGAGAAAAGCTCCCCTCCGTTAGGATGCTTTGTAAAGAACAAGGAATTGGGATGAATACAGCTAAACGAGTTTTCTTAGAGCTCGAAGCGCAATCACTCATCTCCTCAAAGCCACAGTCTGGTTACTTTGTGACCTACTCACCATTGTCAAGACTTCCCCTCCCCGAGGTCAGCCAACCATCTTTAGTTGCTAAGCATCGTGAACCCAATGCATTGATAGATAAGGTCTATCGGAGTATTGGCAATCCAGCTCTTACACTTTTTTCTATTGGCGCTCCCGCACAAGAATTGTTACCTTTGGCGAAATTAAAAAAGGAGCTTGTATTGGCTACACGCAACCTCGAAGGAGGGGGCACTAATTATGAAGCGCTGGAGGGGAATGTTAAGTTACGGCGGATGGTTGCCCAGCGGTCAATGGGATGGGGTGGCAATCTACATGAAAGTGATTTAATTACCACCAGCGGCGGGATGGATGCTCTGTCATTTTGTTTGATGGCCATTGGTAAATCCGGAGATACAGTTGCTATTGAGAGTCCGTGTTATCCAGGAATTTTGCAATTAGCCATTAGTCTAGGGCTTAAAGTATTGGAGCTACCCACACATCCTGTTACGGGGATAGACATAGATGCTTTGGAAGAGTTGGTCCACCTGATTGATATTTGTCTCTTAGTTCCCAATTTCAACACCCCCTTAGGAAGTTGTATGCCTGATGAAAGTAAAGCACGCGTGGTGACTTTGCTGGCAACACATCAAATCCCACTTATAGAGGATGATGTATATGGTGACCTTTATTTTGGTGAGCACCGTCCTAAATGCTGCAAATCATTTGATAAGGATGGCAATGTGCTCTGGTGCAGTTCGATCTCGAAAACATTGGCTCCTGGTTTTCGAGTAGGATGGGTAGCACCTGGCAGATATATGGAAAAGCTATTAAAGCTTAAGCTTGTTCACACGATTTCTTCGACATCTATCGTACATGAAGCCGTTGGTAATTTTCTCAGAACAGGTCGATATGAACATCATTTGAGACAGCTGCGCCGCACGCTTCAGGAAAATGCGCAACAATATGTTCAGGCTATAGCAGCGTATTTTCCTGAAGGTACAAAAATCAGTCGCCCTCAGGGGGGATTAGCATTGTGGTTAGAGTTGCCCAAAGAAATCGATACTGCAATACTCTATGATTTAGCCATGAAACAACAAATTAGTTTCGGTCCCGGGCGTATGTTTACACTCCAAAATCAATTTGACAACTGTATGCGTCTCTGCATTGGTCTGCCC
- a CDS encoding RagB/SusD family nutrient uptake outer membrane protein, with the protein MKVIKRYRNITLALLGLSMAMLSCSKDFTDLTPKGTITNENFWKTETDAVFAANGLYTHFNDDNMFGRGLFWFINASDDMVTGRTDAGSAAVRNFTATGGESRINSMYKKFYQIIQRANTILLKVPNMAIKDEIKNSVLGQAYFMRGYAYFYLAQYYGDQRAGVPIVTEVNMNETKFTRPSHVKENFVQIEADLLRAAELLPLVTSYGNEDLGRAHKDAAYAYLAKANLQWARYEDSKWAEVAKYCDMVTNSGSGRKLINTGKPDVDFASVFYIENNYSSEYIFSVVSNKIQGSILPGVLFENTGYGLYNGWGYFHPTLELYNSFETGDNRKKATILEFNDTYTLFGNVTQYYSSNSQTGFQFKKYMQPFRFPKDQHLNPSGDYPTSDLNVPLVRYADILLMKAEAQIKQGKSGDVEINLVRKRAGLPDLTGATMVDLKRERRSEFAAEYTDRHSDLVRWGDAQTAYAKPATGRQHAVKNDPTSTYTIVQVWPGRTFNPAIHHVWPIPPPDVSNSGISQNEGW; encoded by the coding sequence ATGAAAGTTATTAAAAGATATAGAAATATTACCTTAGCACTATTAGGATTGAGTATGGCTATGCTATCCTGTAGTAAAGATTTTACGGACCTCACACCCAAAGGTACCATTACCAACGAGAATTTTTGGAAGACTGAAACAGATGCGGTTTTTGCAGCCAATGGCCTTTATACCCATTTCAATGATGATAATATGTTTGGACGGGGGTTGTTTTGGTTTATCAACGCCTCCGATGATATGGTGACAGGGCGTACAGATGCGGGGTCAGCCGCAGTTCGAAATTTTACAGCCACAGGAGGGGAGAGCCGTATAAACAGCATGTACAAAAAATTCTATCAAATTATACAACGTGCCAATACCATTTTGCTGAAGGTGCCCAATATGGCGATTAAGGATGAGATTAAAAATAGTGTTTTAGGTCAGGCCTATTTTATGCGGGGCTATGCCTACTTTTATTTAGCACAATATTATGGAGATCAGCGAGCGGGTGTCCCAATCGTGACAGAAGTCAACATGAATGAGACGAAATTCACTCGACCCTCACATGTCAAAGAAAATTTTGTCCAGATTGAAGCCGATCTTTTACGCGCTGCAGAGTTGTTGCCGCTTGTAACAAGTTACGGGAATGAAGATCTAGGAAGGGCGCACAAAGATGCGGCATATGCCTATTTGGCCAAAGCAAACCTTCAATGGGCACGCTACGAGGATAGCAAATGGGCAGAGGTCGCTAAATATTGTGATATGGTTACCAATTCCGGTTCGGGACGTAAATTGATCAATACAGGTAAACCCGACGTCGATTTTGCAAGTGTATTTTACATTGAAAATAATTATTCCTCAGAATACATTTTTTCTGTAGTATCTAACAAAATTCAAGGCTCTATTTTGCCAGGTGTATTATTTGAAAATACGGGATATGGATTGTATAATGGCTGGGGATATTTTCATCCGACATTGGAGTTGTACAACTCCTTTGAGACAGGTGACAATCGCAAGAAAGCAACTATATTGGAATTCAATGATACCTACACCTTATTTGGAAATGTGACCCAATATTACTCTTCCAACTCGCAGACTGGGTTTCAGTTCAAGAAGTACATGCAACCTTTTAGATTTCCCAAGGATCAGCATCTCAACCCGAGTGGTGATTATCCGACTTCTGACTTAAATGTTCCTTTGGTGAGGTACGCAGATATCCTCTTGATGAAAGCTGAGGCACAAATTAAGCAAGGAAAGAGTGGTGATGTCGAAATCAATTTAGTGCGTAAGCGCGCAGGGCTACCTGACCTCACGGGAGCGACTATGGTCGATCTAAAAAGAGAGCGCCGATCGGAGTTTGCTGCTGAATATACCGATAGACACAGTGATTTAGTACGTTGGGGTGATGCGCAGACTGCCTACGCAAAACCGGCTACTGGAAGGCAGCACGCTGTGAAAAACGATCCTACTTCTACCTATACTATCGTCCAAGTATGGCCCGGACGGACATTCAATCCTGCCATTCACCATGTTTGGCCTATTCCGCCGCCAGATGTTAGCAATTCTGGGATTAGTCAAAATGAAGGCTGGTAA
- a CDS encoding DMT family transporter — translation MISKTLAAPRTELFSSGWVNGFIGVLIFSGSMPATKVAIMDFNPLFVTGARATIAGLLALIALIFLREKLPNRAQISSLMVVALGVVVGFPLLSALALQYMTSAHSLVFVGVLPLATAVFGVIRGGERPNIAFWIFSIIGSVLVILYAVAQDIEISPIGDLLLLLAIVLCALGYAEGARLSKTLGGWQVISWALIISLPVMVPLLFLWAPATYADIGVSAWIGLVYVSLFSMFIGFIFWYKGLAQGGIAAVGQLQLLQPFFGLALAATLLDEQVSLGMLGITTGVILCVVGSKRFAKK, via the coding sequence ATGATTAGTAAAACTCTAGCTGCACCCCGCACTGAATTATTCAGTAGTGGTTGGGTTAATGGATTTATTGGTGTACTGATATTTAGTGGCTCTATGCCCGCAACGAAAGTGGCAATAATGGATTTCAATCCCTTATTTGTAACTGGCGCGCGCGCTACCATAGCCGGTCTCCTGGCACTAATAGCACTCATATTTTTACGGGAAAAATTACCAAACCGCGCCCAAATTTCAAGTTTAATGGTGGTTGCTCTGGGTGTGGTAGTAGGATTTCCTCTACTATCGGCCTTGGCACTACAGTATATGACATCGGCTCACTCATTGGTTTTCGTAGGTGTGCTACCGCTGGCTACTGCGGTGTTCGGTGTTATAAGAGGAGGTGAGCGTCCTAATATCGCTTTCTGGATATTTTCCATAATTGGAAGTGTATTGGTTATTTTGTATGCTGTTGCCCAAGACATTGAAATTTCACCGATTGGAGACCTGTTATTGCTTCTGGCAATAGTATTGTGTGCCCTTGGCTATGCAGAAGGTGCTCGATTATCGAAAACCCTGGGCGGATGGCAAGTAATTTCGTGGGCTTTGATTATTTCTCTACCAGTGATGGTCCCTTTGTTATTTTTATGGGCACCAGCGACATACGCTGATATAGGAGTATCCGCTTGGATAGGACTTGTATACGTTTCTTTGTTCAGTATGTTTATTGGCTTTATATTCTGGTACAAAGGGTTAGCACAGGGTGGGATTGCAGCTGTCGGGCAATTGCAATTGCTTCAACCCTTTTTTGGATTGGCCTTAGCAGCTACACTGCTAGATGAGCAGGTAAGCTTGGGCATGCTGGGAATTACAACCGGCGTCATCTTGTGTGTGGTAGGTTCGAAACGGTTTGCCAAAAAATAA
- a CDS encoding SusC/RagA family TonB-linked outer membrane protein yields MKVRLLLTVLSVFVALQSWAQSAGQLRGTIMDQSGSLIVGATVTLLDAGGSIVTNASTDQKGVFVLRDLNSGVQYRIRVSMMGYESHQENIKTIRAGDSNSVLITLKEQSAALEEVVVIGYGEQKRGDLTTAVSSLPNIAENVARPLTNISELMQGNVAGVTVMSAGGDPAAMPTVMIRGMGTLNSESPLYVVDGVPYYGGPINPNDIESMDILKDAASAAIYGAQAASGVIVITTKSGKSGAPKLNVDLYRGWQNASNLPSALDAKQYAQAYNDASARDGVALESAHNPASNPWGQTTRTNWMDEIFRTANILNANVQVSGGSDKSRYSSSFGYHDKEGLLLNTGYKRFAYRLKSEFDFFDRLTLGQNFYVNHTAAQGTNTSSSYSGSIINAIYMNPAAPVYDDQGAFHGTVPFELAELFSSAYGDTYNPVALLLRPNVKNPTLNLNGNAFAKVTIVDGLTFKSNFAVDINRYSFKSFYPRIPEVGRSDANNYLEHSESRTDRWIWDQQLNYTKRFGEHQLDAVAVYSAQSTKYEYYYIEGMGFEREDEWFQYIGNAGSTPKLPTSDVYEDALTSAIARVNYNYAGRYFLSGSIRQDRTSRLVEKHRSDVFPSVSAAWKISAEPFFNTSIINDLKVRASWGQIGNIQSVNHYAYNLPLNSGTVTPMGSGDLLVRHFAIAKQANPDLIWETSESLDVGLDVTLLNKFNLTADYYRKKTIGMIMINDPDPHIGMEQGATTNVGDVMNKGFEFSGKYNDRIGNWKLGFNANIAINRNELLNISGYSNDFIPHEDHVRSVLLPYRSKPGEALYSYYLIPNSGIFASEAEVQAHSLNGKLIQTRARPGDLRFEDTNGDGKISEDDKVFMGSAVPKFTYGFSLNLEYKNFDLNVLTYGISGSKIFNGYKFSAYNASLQGYNLDKRVLDAWTPNNVSSDIPALSRQDPNANYGTASDWYLESGDYFRIKNITVGYNLPKFWTKLQSRVYFSAENPFTFTSYSGIDPEVGRIGLDVANYPLAKTYTIGLNVNF; encoded by the coding sequence ATGAAGGTAAGATTACTATTGACAGTTCTATCTGTCTTTGTGGCCCTCCAATCTTGGGCTCAGTCCGCTGGACAGTTGCGTGGTACCATCATGGACCAAAGTGGTTCTTTGATAGTCGGAGCCACAGTCACACTACTGGATGCCGGTGGTTCCATAGTCACCAATGCATCGACCGATCAAAAAGGAGTTTTTGTACTTCGGGATCTGAATAGCGGTGTCCAATATCGTATTCGCGTCAGTATGATGGGGTACGAATCTCATCAAGAGAACATAAAAACAATCAGGGCAGGAGATAGTAATTCGGTATTGATTACATTGAAAGAGCAATCTGCTGCTTTGGAAGAGGTTGTCGTTATTGGTTACGGTGAGCAAAAAAGGGGCGATTTGACCACCGCAGTTAGCTCCTTACCCAATATTGCTGAAAATGTCGCTCGTCCATTGACCAATATATCCGAGCTTATGCAGGGGAATGTAGCCGGTGTCACGGTCATGTCCGCGGGTGGAGATCCAGCGGCAATGCCAACGGTTATGATACGCGGTATGGGGACTTTGAATTCTGAATCGCCTCTGTACGTCGTGGATGGTGTGCCTTACTACGGCGGCCCGATTAATCCCAATGATATTGAAAGTATGGACATCTTGAAAGATGCAGCATCAGCAGCCATCTACGGGGCACAGGCGGCCTCAGGAGTCATCGTTATTACCACTAAAAGCGGTAAGTCTGGTGCTCCAAAATTAAATGTAGATCTGTATAGAGGTTGGCAGAATGCGAGCAATCTACCGTCAGCTTTAGACGCTAAGCAATATGCTCAAGCCTATAATGATGCGTCGGCTCGAGATGGGGTAGCACTAGAAAGTGCTCACAACCCTGCTTCTAATCCATGGGGACAGACCACCCGTACCAATTGGATGGATGAGATTTTTCGAACAGCAAATATTTTGAATGCCAACGTGCAAGTATCTGGAGGATCTGATAAGTCTAGGTATAGCTCTTCTTTTGGTTATCACGACAAAGAGGGATTGTTACTCAATACCGGTTACAAGCGCTTTGCTTATCGATTGAAGTCAGAGTTCGACTTTTTTGACCGTTTGACATTGGGACAAAATTTTTATGTGAATCATACAGCCGCCCAAGGTACCAATACCTCAAGCAGTTATAGTGGTTCCATTATCAATGCCATTTATATGAACCCAGCTGCGCCTGTGTATGATGATCAGGGGGCATTCCATGGAACAGTGCCATTTGAATTAGCTGAACTTTTTTCTTCAGCATACGGCGACACCTATAATCCAGTAGCCTTACTCTTGCGTCCGAATGTAAAAAATCCAACACTCAACCTCAATGGTAATGCCTTTGCTAAGGTAACGATAGTAGATGGGTTGACGTTTAAATCAAATTTTGCTGTTGATATCAATCGCTATTCTTTCAAAAGCTTCTACCCCAGGATACCTGAGGTTGGGCGTTCAGATGCTAATAATTATTTGGAGCATTCCGAGTCTCGTACCGACCGTTGGATCTGGGATCAACAGTTGAATTATACCAAGCGCTTTGGCGAGCATCAACTGGATGCCGTAGCCGTATACTCCGCTCAATCTACTAAATATGAGTATTACTATATTGAAGGAATGGGATTTGAGCGCGAAGATGAGTGGTTCCAATATATCGGTAATGCTGGGTCTACCCCTAAGCTACCAACCAGTGACGTTTACGAAGACGCATTGACTTCGGCTATTGCACGGGTCAACTATAATTATGCTGGACGTTATTTTCTAAGTGGTAGTATCCGCCAAGACCGGACTTCTAGATTAGTAGAAAAACACCGTTCCGATGTGTTCCCTTCAGTTTCTGCCGCTTGGAAGATTTCTGCCGAACCTTTTTTTAACACCTCCATTATTAACGATTTAAAAGTAAGGGCCTCCTGGGGTCAAATTGGTAATATACAATCTGTAAATCATTATGCTTATAACTTACCCTTGAATAGCGGTACAGTGACACCTATGGGGTCAGGTGATTTGTTGGTTAGACACTTTGCTATTGCTAAACAAGCAAACCCCGATTTAATCTGGGAAACTTCTGAGTCCCTAGATGTTGGACTCGATGTTACCTTGCTGAACAAGTTTAATTTAACAGCGGACTACTACCGCAAGAAGACCATCGGAATGATTATGATCAATGATCCTGATCCACATATTGGTATGGAACAGGGAGCAACGACCAATGTGGGAGACGTCATGAATAAAGGATTTGAGTTTTCGGGAAAATATAATGATAGAATCGGCAACTGGAAACTTGGTTTCAATGCCAACATCGCTATCAACCGAAATGAATTGCTTAATATTTCTGGTTATTCGAATGATTTCATCCCTCACGAAGATCATGTAAGAAGTGTATTGTTGCCTTATCGATCTAAACCTGGGGAGGCATTATACTCTTATTACCTGATTCCCAATAGTGGGATTTTTGCATCCGAAGCTGAGGTACAGGCCCACAGTCTAAATGGGAAGCTTATACAAACAAGAGCTCGTCCCGGAGACCTTAGATTTGAAGATACCAATGGTGACGGAAAGATTAGTGAAGACGATAAAGTCTTTATGGGAAGTGCAGTTCCTAAGTTTACCTACGGCTTCTCCCTTAATCTAGAGTACAAGAATTTTGATCTAAACGTGCTCACTTACGGTATATCGGGGAGCAAGATTTTTAACGGTTATAAGTTTTCTGCCTATAATGCTAGTCTCCAAGGCTACAATCTGGATAAAAGAGTTCTGGATGCTTGGACACCTAACAATGTAAGTAGCGATATCCCAGCACTCTCCCGTCAGGATCCTAATGCTAATTATGGTACAGCGTCCGATTGGTACTTAGAAAGCGGGGACTATTTCCGAATAAAGAATATCACGGTAGGTTACAATCTCCCTAAATTCTGGACGAAGCTACAATCCCGTGTCTATTTTTCTGCAGAGAATCCATTTACATTTACTTCCTATTCTGGAATCGATCCTGAAGTTGGTCGAATCGGGTTAGATGTAGCAAATTATCCTTTAGCCAAGACCTATACCATAGGACTCAATGTTAATTTTTAA
- a CDS encoding alkaline phosphatase: MTFVKLFLALVLTGAASNLLAQPAQVPEGRFDRLMYGAHNHRHSIAVRGHSHNDYEQDIPLLRAYYAGMESIEADLFLRDDSLYVAHDAKDIMQGRTLDQLYIKPLANLFTRHGQQPFADSTKNLQLVLDFKEDHRILLPKLIALLEPYRFMFDPALNKHAIRIVISGDMPQPSSFQNYPDYIFFDGRFELEYSDVQLQRIAMMSDNLRNYTKWNGKGVPTREEMAHIEQQAARARLWHKPFRLWGAPESPNTWIILEKMGITWLNTDHPDVLKTYLDDLDAARVEGKSINDVYLPTYIPDGSNRIPKNVILLIGDGMGLGHIQATMVANKGHLNMTQLKYIGFSQTTSLSPGNTDSGAGGSAIATGQKSYNGTISVDTIGNRLPRLPEVLAKVGKVSAVLSTGDASDATPAAFYASHTDRNASIAITEELLDNDVVKIIAGELPTPYRDSIRRHALEHKLNQANYQVVSNVQQFQRSTSDKLIGYFSEQDMTAIKDGRKDILRSLLTSSIDKMDSVGAGFFIMAEGAQIDYGGHARDLDYVVTETLDFDQAVGAALRFADKNGETLVIVTADHETGALSLLHADIEKGKLQAHFASNDHSAMMIPVMAYGPRAQYFTGYYQNTELFNKIVAVLEASD; encoded by the coding sequence ATGACGTTTGTTAAGCTATTTTTAGCATTAGTGTTAACGGGAGCAGCTTCAAATCTACTAGCACAACCGGCGCAGGTTCCAGAGGGGCGTTTCGACAGATTGATGTACGGCGCGCACAATCATCGACACTCCATCGCCGTCCGTGGACACAGTCACAATGATTACGAGCAGGATATCCCGCTCCTACGGGCCTATTATGCAGGGATGGAATCCATTGAAGCTGATTTGTTCCTTCGCGACGATAGTCTGTATGTCGCGCATGACGCCAAAGATATCATGCAAGGAAGGACACTTGACCAGCTTTATATAAAGCCATTAGCAAATCTGTTTACCCGGCACGGTCAGCAACCATTTGCCGATAGCACCAAAAATCTACAACTCGTTTTGGATTTCAAAGAGGACCATCGGATATTGCTGCCCAAATTGATTGCACTATTGGAGCCCTATCGTTTTATGTTTGATCCCGCACTTAATAAGCATGCTATCCGTATTGTTATTAGTGGAGATATGCCTCAACCTTCCTCCTTTCAAAATTATCCCGATTACATTTTTTTTGATGGACGGTTTGAATTGGAATATAGTGACGTTCAGCTTCAACGTATTGCTATGATGAGTGACAATTTACGTAACTATACCAAATGGAATGGGAAAGGGGTTCCAACGAGGGAGGAGATGGCCCATATTGAGCAACAAGCTGCCAGGGCTCGTCTATGGCACAAACCCTTTCGTCTCTGGGGAGCCCCAGAAAGTCCCAATACCTGGATTATATTGGAAAAAATGGGCATCACCTGGTTGAATACCGATCATCCTGACGTACTCAAGACTTACCTAGATGATTTGGACGCTGCTAGGGTAGAAGGTAAGTCAATCAATGACGTTTACCTTCCCACTTATATTCCTGATGGCAGCAATCGTATACCTAAAAATGTTATCCTCTTAATTGGAGACGGCATGGGGTTGGGACATATTCAAGCCACCATGGTGGCCAATAAAGGACATTTGAATATGACACAACTGAAGTATATCGGCTTTTCGCAGACCACCTCCCTCAGTCCAGGGAATACCGATTCAGGTGCTGGCGGGTCAGCCATTGCCACCGGGCAGAAGTCATACAATGGCACCATTAGTGTAGATACAATCGGGAATCGATTACCTAGATTACCAGAGGTATTGGCCAAGGTAGGTAAAGTCAGTGCCGTGTTGTCGACAGGAGATGCTTCAGATGCAACGCCTGCAGCATTCTATGCATCCCATACCGATCGAAATGCGTCGATAGCCATTACGGAGGAACTTTTGGACAACGATGTCGTTAAAATCATAGCTGGAGAATTACCCACACCCTATCGCGACTCCATTAGAAGGCATGCCTTGGAGCATAAATTGAATCAGGCCAATTATCAGGTAGTTAGTAATGTGCAGCAGTTTCAGCGCTCCACCTCTGATAAACTCATTGGTTATTTCAGTGAACAGGATATGACTGCTATTAAAGACGGTCGAAAAGATATTCTACGAAGCCTATTGACATCCAGTATCGACAAGATGGATAGTGTAGGGGCAGGTTTTTTCATAATGGCTGAAGGAGCCCAAATTGATTATGGTGGGCATGCGCGTGACTTGGACTATGTTGTGACCGAAACGTTGGATTTTGACCAAGCGGTAGGAGCGGCGTTGCGATTTGCAGATAAAAATGGAGAGACCTTGGTCATTGTGACAGCGGATCATGAAACAGGCGCACTCTCTCTGTTGCATGCTGACATTGAAAAAGGAAAGCTCCAAGCACATTTCGCATCCAATGATCACAGCGCCATGATGATTCCCGTAATGGCCTATGGTCCCCGCGCCCAGTATTTTACAGGATACTATCAAAATACAGAACTTTTCAACAAGATTGTCGCGGTTTTAGAAGCCAGTGATTAA
- a CDS encoding RNA polymerase sigma factor — protein sequence MKNALTEIDEILAMAEGDVKAFNLLYQRYHKPVFANILKLVDNRELATEVLQDVFLALWQNRYKIKVDRPVGGWLFVVSYNKSLNILRSRLKESLAYVADYPEGLCVEDDTAIEEEIFATQMQILEEAVDELPRRKREVFKMCRYEGRSREDVADFLGLSPQSVNDYLKQSNKSIREYIARQYPAYVERTLVLTFFLMNL from the coding sequence ATGAAAAACGCACTAACAGAAATAGATGAAATCTTAGCAATGGCTGAAGGTGACGTTAAAGCCTTCAACTTGCTCTATCAACGGTACCATAAACCAGTATTTGCTAATATTCTTAAGTTGGTGGATAATCGTGAGCTTGCGACCGAAGTATTACAAGATGTATTCCTTGCGCTTTGGCAGAATCGTTATAAAATCAAAGTAGATCGTCCTGTGGGTGGTTGGTTATTTGTGGTCAGTTATAATAAATCACTCAACATTTTAAGAAGCAGACTTAAGGAATCCTTGGCTTACGTTGCCGACTACCCGGAGGGATTGTGTGTAGAAGACGATACTGCTATTGAGGAAGAAATATTTGCCACACAAATGCAGATTTTAGAGGAAGCTGTTGATGAGCTGCCTAGGCGAAAACGTGAAGTGTTCAAGATGTGCCGTTATGAAGGTCGGTCTCGAGAAGATGTCGCCGATTTTTTGGGATTGAGCCCTCAGTCTGTAAACGACTACCTCAAACAATCCAATAAAAGTATTAGAGAGTATATTGCTAGACAATATCCAGCCTATGTGGAGCGTACATTGGTGCTCACATTTTTCTTAATGAATCTATAG